A stretch of Plesiomonas shigelloides DNA encodes these proteins:
- the petA gene encoding ubiquinol-cytochrome c reductase iron-sulfur subunit, translating to MNNAPVNSSRRRFLTVATGVVGGVGAVFAAVPFIKSWNPSAKAKAAGAPVQVDISKLEEGQLIRVEWRGKPVWLVRRPQAVLQELASHDGKLRDPASAEPQQPDYAQNAYRSVKPDIFVAVGICTHLGCSPSYVPEGFGVQVEGVQSGFLCPCHGSKFDMAGRVFQGVPAPLNLMIPPYKFVDDNTILIGVDDNGVAA from the coding sequence ATGAACAATGCGCCTGTAAACAGCAGTCGCCGGCGTTTTCTTACCGTGGCCACGGGCGTTGTCGGTGGTGTCGGTGCGGTTTTTGCGGCAGTCCCCTTCATCAAATCCTGGAATCCCAGTGCCAAGGCTAAAGCGGCTGGTGCACCGGTACAGGTCGATATCAGTAAACTGGAAGAAGGTCAGCTGATTCGGGTGGAATGGCGCGGTAAGCCGGTATGGCTGGTTCGCCGCCCGCAGGCAGTACTGCAAGAGCTGGCCAGCCATGATGGCAAACTGCGCGATCCGGCGTCCGCCGAACCTCAGCAACCTGACTATGCACAAAATGCGTACCGCTCGGTAAAACCGGATATTTTTGTCGCGGTGGGGATCTGTACGCACTTAGGCTGCTCACCGAGTTATGTGCCGGAGGGATTTGGCGTACAGGTGGAAGGGGTGCAGTCCGGCTTTTTGTGCCCGTGCCACGGCTCGAAATTTGATATGGCCGGACGGGTCTTTCAGGGCGTTCCTGCGCCACTGAATCTGATGATCCCGCCGTATAAGTTTGTGGATGACAACACCATCCTCATTGGCGTAGATGACAATGGAGTGGCTGCGTAA
- the rpsI gene encoding 30S ribosomal protein S9 has product MAENQYYGTGRRKSSSARVFIKPGSGKIVINQRSLDQYFGRPTARMVVRQPLELVEMSEKLDLYITVVGGGISGQAGAIRHGITRALMQYDETLRPALRAAGFVTRDARRVERKKVGLRKARRRPQFSKR; this is encoded by the coding sequence ATGGCAGAGAATCAATACTACGGCACTGGCCGTCGCAAAAGCTCTTCCGCACGCGTCTTTATCAAGCCGGGTAGCGGTAAAATCGTAATCAACCAGCGTAGTCTGGATCAGTACTTCGGCCGTCCAACTGCCCGCATGGTAGTTCGTCAGCCGCTGGAACTGGTTGAGATGAGCGAGAAGCTGGACCTGTACATCACCGTAGTTGGTGGTGGTATTTCTGGTCAAGCGGGCGCCATCCGTCACGGTATCACCCGTGCTCTGATGCAATACGACGAGACTCTTCGTCCTGCTCTGCGTGCAGCTGGCTTCGTTACACGTGACGCTCGTCGCGTTGAACGTAAGAAAGTGGGTCTGCGCAAAGCACGTCGTCGTCCACAGTTCTCCAAGCGTTAA
- the rplM gene encoding 50S ribosomal protein L13, giving the protein MKTFVAKPETVKRDWYVVDANGKTLGRLATELARRLRGKHKAEYTPHVDTGDYIIVLNADKVAVTGNKRSDKIYYRHSGYVGGMKSATFEEMIAKHPERVIEIAVKGMLPKGPLGRAMFRKLKVYAGAEHNHAAQQPQVLDI; this is encoded by the coding sequence ATGAAAACTTTTGTAGCTAAACCAGAAACCGTTAAGCGCGACTGGTATGTAGTAGACGCAAACGGCAAGACTCTGGGTCGTCTGGCGACCGAGCTGGCTCGTCGTCTGCGCGGCAAGCACAAGGCGGAATACACTCCGCACGTTGATACTGGTGATTACATCATCGTTCTGAACGCTGACAAAGTTGCCGTAACTGGTAACAAGCGTTCTGATAAGATCTATTACCGTCACAGCGGTTATGTAGGTGGCATGAAGTCCGCTACCTTCGAAGAAATGATCGCCAAGCATCCAGAGCGCGTGATCGAAATCGCTGTTAAGGGCATGCTGCCAAAAGGTCCTCTGGGCCGTGCCATGTTCCGTAAGCTGAAAGTGTACGCTGGCGCTGAGCACAACCACGCAGCACAGCAACCACAAGTTCTGGACATCTAA